The sequence GCAGTCCCTTGAACGGCTCGACGGTGGCCTCGATCGCCTTGCCGTACTCGGTCTCGGCCAGCATCAGTCCCGCAACGAATGCACCGAGCGCCATCGACAGTCCCGCCTGGTGCGCGGCAATCCCTGCGCCGACGATGACGAACAGGGTCGCGGCGACGAACAACTCCGTCGAATGGGTGCCCGCAACCATCTGGAACAGCGGACGCATCAGCAGCCGTCCGACCAGAGTGAGGAAAGCGACCGCCAGCGCTGCCTTCAGGATCGCACTGGAGATGTGCGCCACGACGGAGCCACCAGTGCCCGCGCCGAGCACCGAGACGAAAACGAGAATGGGGACCACGACGAGGTCCTGCGCCAGCAGCACCGAGAAGCTGGCACGCCCGGAAGAGGTGGAAAGCCGCCTCTCGTTGGACAGAAGCTCGAGCACGATCGCCGTCGAGGACAGCGCGAGGCTGGCGCCGAGGATGACGGCGGTGTCGGAGCTCTGTCCGGCGAGCAGCGCCGCCCCGAAAATCATGGCTGAGGTCACCAGCACCTGCAGGCCGCCGAGCCCGAACACCAGGCGCCGCATCGTGACGAGCCGCCGGAAGGACAGCTCGAGCCCGATCAGGAATAGCAGGAACACGATGCCGAGATTGGCGATACCCTCGACGTTCTGCGCATCCGCCACCGTGAACCAGTACAGGAACGGGAGATCCTTGACGAGCGAGCCGAGCCCGAGCGGACCGAGGATGGCGCCCGCACCGAGATAGCCCAGCACCGGATTGATGCCCCAATGCCGGACAATCGGCACCACGACGCCGGCGGTGCCGAGGACCACCAGCGCGTCACTGTAGGCATTGATGTTGATGGTTGTGGTCACGAGCCCTTCACGTGTCGGCGTCTGCCATAACGGCAGCGTCGTCCACGGTCGATAGCACACGGCGCCGCAGACGCCCAAACGACCCTGACCTTTTCCTCCGGCGCGGGGTACGCGGTAAAAAGCTGACGTTCAGCTCGCCCAGTTCTCCCGGAATTCCGGAAACAATGTCAGGCCACCACAGGCATAGAGGGTCTGCCCGGTGATGTAGCTCGCATCGTCCGAGGCGAGGAAGGCGAACACGGCGGCGATCTCCTCCGGCGTGCCGACGCGCCCCAAGGGAATGTGGGAGGTGACGACGCCCCGCTTTTCCGGGTCGCCTGTCCAGGCCGCGTTGATCGGCGTGTCGATCGCCCCGGGGCCGACCGCATTGACGCGGATGCCCCGGCCGGCGAATTCGAGCGCCAGCGTGCGCGTCAGATTGGCCATGCCGCCCTTGCTGATCGAATAAGCGAGATAGCCGGGCTTGGGAATGATCTGGTGCACGCTCGAGCAATTGATGATGCTGCCGCCTCCGCCGCGCGCGACGAAATGGGCGAGCGCCTTCTGCGCGCACAGCACCGCGCCATTGAGGTTGACGTCGATGATGCGGCGATAGGTTTCGACGTCGAGCGCCTCGCTCGGCGATTCCCGCTGGAAGCCGGCATTGTTGACGAGACAGTCTAGGCGCTTCCAGCGCGACAGGACGGTCTCGAACATCGCGGCGATGTCCTGCTCGTTGCCGACATCGGCCTTGACCACGACATGGTCGAGCCTGCCATGGCCGCGGTCGGCAGCTGCCGTTCGCGCCAGCGCGAGCGTCTCCTCCGCGCCTTCAGGACTGCCGAAATAATTGATGGCGACGGTCGCCCCTTCCTGGGCGAGCCGGACGGCAACGGCGCGGCCGATGCCTTGGGAGGCGCCGGTGACCAGTGCATATTGGCCGACGAGACGCGAGGGAAAGGAGCTCGAGCGATCGGTTTGTGGCATGAGTGATCTCCAGGGATGCGTGATCATCGACGGAACCGGCGCTTTGTTCCATCGCTCAACGCATTGTGCTTCAGTCGGCGTGCCGGGCGCGCGTCAAGGTCAGTATCTGGTACAGGATGATGGCACCGAAGGTTGCCGTGCCGATTCCGCCGATCGTGAACGCACCGAATTTGAGCGTGAGATCGCCGGCGCCTGCGGTGAGCGCCACCGCGACGGTGATCAGGTTCGCGGGATCTGCGAAGTCGACCTTGTTCTCGACCCAGATCCGGCCGGCCATCGCCGCGATCAACCCGAACAGCACGATCGAGAGGCCGCCGATGACGGGCCCCGGGATCGAGAGGATCAGCGCGCCGAATTTCGGCGAGAAGCCGAGCAGGATCGACACAATGGCCGCGAAGGCGAACAACAAGGTAGAATAGACCTTCGTCGCCGCCATGACGCCGATGTTCTCGGCATAGGTGGTGACGCCGGTGCCGCCGCCGCTGGCTGCCACGATGGTCGCGAGGCTGTCGGCGAACAGGGCGCGGCCGAGATAGCGATCAAGGCTCCGGCCCGTCATGGCGCCGACGGCCTTGATGTGCCCGAGATTCTCGGCGACGAGGATGACCGCAACGGGCGCAATCAGGAAGATTGCATCGGCCTGGAACGTCGGCGCGGTGAAGCTCGGCAGGCCGAACCACGGCGCGGCCGAGAGTGGCGCAAAGTCGATCGACTTGCCGAAGCCGAGGCCGTTCGCGAACAGCAGGTACAAGAGATATCCGCCGATTGCGCCGACGATGATCGGCAGGCGGCGCCACAGGCCCGGCGCGGCAACGGCAACCACGCCGATGATCAGAACGGTTGCGAGCCCGATCCAGGTGTCGAATGCACCTGCGCTCACCGCCTTCACCGCCACGGGCGCGAGGTTGAGACCGATCGCAGCGACCACGGCGCCGGTGACCGCCGGCGGCAGCAGCCTCTCGACCCAGCCGACCCCAGACCACATCACGACCAGCGAAATCAGGCCGTACAGCACGCCGGCCCCGACGATGCCACCGAGCGCAACTGACAGATTCGGATTCGGCCCCTGCCCGGCATAGCCGGTGGCGGCAATGACGACGGCGATGAATGCGAAGCTCGAGCCGAGATAGCTCGGCACGCGCCCCGCGACGATGACGAAGAAGATCAGCGTGCCGACGCCGGAGAACAGCACCGCAACATTGGGATCGAACCCCATCAACAGCGGCGCGATGATCGTCGAGCCCGACATTGCGACGCAATGCTGGAGACCGGAGACGACGGTCTGACCCCAGGGCAGCCGTTCCTCCGGCATGATCACGCCCGAGGACTTGAGCTTCCAGTGCGGAAAATAGCCTTGCGTTTGCTCGTCGGAGCCTGTTGCAGTCGCCATGTCCCCCCCCAATTGCGGTGCAACGATCGATGTTCGTGCGATCCGACAAAAATGTGATTGTCACTTCTGCGGCGGCCATCACATGGTGCAGGCCAAGCAGGAGCCAAATCCTGCAAGATCAATGCGTTCCGGGGCACACTCTATGACACAAGTCGCGATCCAGCCAGCCGTCCTCCGTCGGCGCCAACCCTGGTACAAGATCCTCTACATCCAGGTCCTGATCGCGATCGCGCTCGGCGTGCTCATTGGCTACCTCTATCCGGATCTCGGCAAGGCCTTGAAGCCGCTCGGCGACGGTTTCATCGCGCTGATCAAGATGATGATCGCGCCGGTGATCTTCTGCACCGTAGTGCACGGCATCTCCTCGATGGGCGACCTCAAGCGCGTCGGCCGGGTCGGGCTGAAATCGCTGATCTATTTCGAGACCGTCTCGACGGTCGCGCTCGCAGTCGGCTTGCTCGTCGGTGAGATTCTCCAGCCCGGCCACGGCTTCAACATCGATCCCGCCACGATCGATCCGAAATCGGTGGCGACCTACGTCACCAAGGCCCACGAAGAGGGCATCGTCGCTCATCTGATGGCGATCATTCCCAACAGCTATCTGGGCGCCATCGCACGCGGCGATCTCCTGCAGGTGCTGCTGATCTCGATCCTCTCGGGCTTCGCCATCGCCTTCCTCGGCCAGGCCGGCGAGCCCATTGCGGACGCGATCGACAAGGCCGCGAAGATGTTCTTCGGCATCATCCGCATCATCGTCCGTGTCGCGCCGATCGGCGCCTTCGGCGCCATGGCGTTCACCGTCGGCGCCTACGGTCTCGGCTCGCTGCTCAACCTCGCGGCCCTGATCGGCACGTTCTATCTGACCAGCATCCTGTTCGTGCTGATCGTACTTGGCGCGATCGCGCGGCTCGCCGGCTTCTCGATCCTGCGCTTCATCGCCTACATCAAGGACGAGCTGTTGATCGTGCTCGGCACCTCGTCTTCCGAGACGGTGCTGCCGCAGATGATCCAGAAGATGGAGCATCTCGGCGCCTCCCGCTCGGTGGTCGGCCTCGTCATCCCTACCGGCTACAGCTTCAACCTCGACGGCACCAACATCTACATGACGCTGGCTACGCTGTTCCTGGCGCAGGCGACCAACACTCATCTGACCATCTGGCAGGAGCTCGGCATCCTCGGCATTGCCATGATTACCTCGAAGGGCGCCTCCGGCGTCACCGGCGCCGGCTTCATCACGCTCGCCGCGACGCTCTCGATCGTGCCCGACATCCCGATCCAGTCGATCGCCATCTTGGTCGGCATCGACAAGTTCATGAGCGAGTGCCGCGCGCTGACCAATTTGATCGGCAACGGCGTCGCCTGCGTCGTCATCAGCATCTCCGAGGGCGAGCTCGACCGCGACGCGCTGCACGAGACCATGGCCCACCCGCTGGAGATGGGCGAAGCCCTGGAGCCTGGCGGTGGCGCAACCTCGTAGTCCCGCTGCAGGGCAGTCCGGACCCGACGCGGTAGTTTCCCGGAGTAGCAAATTGATGCGACACGAGTCACAACAATGGCGTTGGG comes from Bradyrhizobium sp. CCGE-LA001 and encodes:
- a CDS encoding SDR family oxidoreductase translates to MPQTDRSSSFPSRLVGQYALVTGASQGIGRAVAVRLAQEGATVAINYFGSPEGAEETLALARTAAADRGHGRLDHVVVKADVGNEQDIAAMFETVLSRWKRLDCLVNNAGFQRESPSEALDVETYRRIIDVNLNGAVLCAQKALAHFVARGGGGSIINCSSVHQIIPKPGYLAYSISKGGMANLTRTLALEFAGRGIRVNAVGPGAIDTPINAAWTGDPEKRGVVTSHIPLGRVGTPEEIAAVFAFLASDDASYITGQTLYACGGLTLFPEFRENWAS
- a CDS encoding solute carrier family 23 protein, whose protein sequence is MATATGSDEQTQGYFPHWKLKSSGVIMPEERLPWGQTVVSGLQHCVAMSGSTIIAPLLMGFDPNVAVLFSGVGTLIFFVIVAGRVPSYLGSSFAFIAVVIAATGYAGQGPNPNLSVALGGIVGAGVLYGLISLVVMWSGVGWVERLLPPAVTGAVVAAIGLNLAPVAVKAVSAGAFDTWIGLATVLIIGVVAVAAPGLWRRLPIIVGAIGGYLLYLLFANGLGFGKSIDFAPLSAAPWFGLPSFTAPTFQADAIFLIAPVAVILVAENLGHIKAVGAMTGRSLDRYLGRALFADSLATIVAASGGGTGVTTYAENIGVMAATKVYSTLLFAFAAIVSILLGFSPKFGALILSIPGPVIGGLSIVLFGLIAAMAGRIWVENKVDFADPANLITVAVALTAGAGDLTLKFGAFTIGGIGTATFGAIILYQILTLTRARHAD
- a CDS encoding dicarboxylate/amino acid:cation symporter, whose product is MTQVAIQPAVLRRRQPWYKILYIQVLIAIALGVLIGYLYPDLGKALKPLGDGFIALIKMMIAPVIFCTVVHGISSMGDLKRVGRVGLKSLIYFETVSTVALAVGLLVGEILQPGHGFNIDPATIDPKSVATYVTKAHEEGIVAHLMAIIPNSYLGAIARGDLLQVLLISILSGFAIAFLGQAGEPIADAIDKAAKMFFGIIRIIVRVAPIGAFGAMAFTVGAYGLGSLLNLAALIGTFYLTSILFVLIVLGAIARLAGFSILRFIAYIKDELLIVLGTSSSETVLPQMIQKMEHLGASRSVVGLVIPTGYSFNLDGTNIYMTLATLFLAQATNTHLTIWQELGILGIAMITSKGASGVTGAGFITLAATLSIVPDIPIQSIAILVGIDKFMSECRALTNLIGNGVACVVISISEGELDRDALHETMAHPLEMGEALEPGGGATS